CGACGCGTGGCGACCGCCGACGACCAGGCCGCGAATCTGCTCCACGCCGTCCATCTTCGCGTCCAGGTCCTCCGCGGACACGCGCGCGAAGCGCAGGTAGTCATCCGAGTTCGTCTGCAGGCGCGAGTAGAGGTAGCCCACCACCTTGTCCACCTCGACCTGCACCTCCTCCTCGCTGGCGTTCTCCATGGAGAAGCCTTCCACCACCACGTACTCCACATGCTCCATGCCCGCGCGCCACAGCTGCGCCAGCACGTCGTCCGCGCCGCGCTCGGGCTCGGACAGGGAGATGAGCGTGAAGGTGGTCAGCTCCTCCACCGTGAGGCCGGGGCGGAAGATGAGCTGACGGATGCCGTCGCGGTAGAACTTGTAGGGGAGCGGCGTGTCCTCGGAGAAGAGCGAGTCGTTGTGGAGCGTGAGGTTCTGCTGCTCCACCTTCAACGACAGCGGTCCGTTCTTCTCCGTGTATTGGGAGATGGCCTCCAAGGCCTTCGAGAGGAACTCGGGGAAGCGAGCCTCGTTGTGGCGGTACATGCCGATCTGCTTGATGCCCTTGAGGAGATGGAACGCGAACGTGCGCGCCATCTCCACCTTCTCTCGGACCTCCGGAGACTGCTCGGCGTCCGTGCTCGCGTCCTGGGTCTTTTGGGGCTGGGCCATGCGTCTGCAACTCTCCGCTCGGGCGGTATCACCAGCCTACTCCGAAATCCTCAGAAGCCCCAGCCGGCGGCGGTAGGAACTACGAGGACTTGGAGAGAGATGGGTCTACCCCGACACGGTCGTACAGGGATTCCCCAGTAAGAGCCGGGAGCTGGGCTCCGTCGCGCCGCTGGGAGGCGGGGGTGTCAGACGCGCTCCCTAGGATTCCTTCCGAGCGGCCAGAGAACTGGCCCTCCCTTCGGAAGGAATTCACATGCATCGTCTCTTGAAGCGCGGAGCCTCGGCTTGCTGTGTCGCGACGTTGCTGTCGGCGCCCGCGGTCCTCGCGGGTTTCACGACGGAGTCAGCCAATTGTTACAAGAACGCGGATGGCTCCGGGAGGTGCTACGGCAGCCTCCTCGGCTTCCGCAATCACGCCGGCGCCAACACCCAGGCGTACTTCTCCCGGTCCAGCAACGCCACGCCGTTCTTCTACGCCGCGCTCACCACGGGCGCGACGACGGCGTACTTCAGCTGCACGCCCGACGCGATGACGGGGGCCCACTGGAGCAAGGCCATGAACCACGAGGGCTACTTCTCCATCTTCTGGTCGGCCGCGGGTGACTGCTATTCGTTGTTCCTGATCAACGGCAGCCAGTACTCGAACTTCTGAGCCATCTCATGAACGCCCAGGTGTTGCATGGCTGGCTTCCGAGCCTGACCACGGCGGTGGGGTGCGCATTGGGGTGCTGGCTCGCGGTGATCCAGGCGCAGCAGTCCCAGGAGCAGCGCATCGAGCAACTCACGGATGAGGTGGGTTCGCTGCGCCAGGCACTCGATGCGCGTGCCCACGCGGCGGGAGCAGGCTCGGGGGTGCGCGCTTCCTCCACGAGGGGCTCGGGGCAGGGGCGCCTCTCCGGTGAAGAGCTGGAGGCCATGGCCCTGCGGGTGGCCACGTTGCTGAAGGCATCAGGAGGGCCCGTCGTGGGGGCCCGTGAGCCCGAGCCGTCCGCGCCCTCCGTGCCGGAGCTCTCCTCGGAGCAGCGCGAGTCGGCAACGCGGGTGGGCACGATGGTGGACCGGGTGGTCTCCAACGGACGCATGACGGCGGAGGACGTGCTCGAGATTCGACGTGAGCTCGCCCACCTTCGAGGCCGCCCCGAGGCCGATGAGCTCCGCAAGCGGCTCATCGTCGCCATCAACCAGGACCGGCTCATCCCCGCGCCGGACGCCGATGGTCTTCCGTAGCTCTCGCTTCACTTCGCTTCGAGCAGTCGAACGTCACACGGCTCAGGAGTCACAAACATGAAGCAGCTCTCTTCTTCGAGGTCCCTTGTTCGCAAGGGCTTGTTCCCTGGCGTTGCGCTCGCGGCCCTGGCGCTCGCTCCCGTCGCGTGGGGAGGACTCCAGTCGCGGACCGTCTTCTGCCAGAAGAACACGGATGGCTCGGGGCATTGTTTCGGCAACCTGGTCGGCTTCCGCCAGGACGCGGTGACGACCTCCTCCGCGTCCTTCCGGGATGACATGGTCGGCGGTCGCCTCTTCCAGGCCTATTCCACCCCGGCGGGGGCCACCACCTACACCATCTACAGCTGCGTGCCCGACGCCGTCGTGGGCGAACTCTGGGAGCAGGCCCTGAGCACCCGGGGCTTCTTCCGGGTGGAGTGGGACGCGACGGGCACCTGCAAGTACCTCAGGCTCGTGAACGGCTCGCAGAACACGAACTTCTGAGGAGGGGAGGGACGGCGCTCCGAGCACGGGAGCGCCGTCGCCTCACGGTGCTACTTGCCGGGCGGCGGCGACACCGCGGCGCTGGGGCCACGCAGGGCCGAGCGCAGCAGGAACAGCGTCAGGCCGCCGAAGAAGAGCAGGCCCCACAGGTTGGACCAGAGCGGATGCGCCAGCTCGCTCTCGCCCACCGCGTTGAGGAAGCCGCCGAAGGCGCCCTCGTGGCCGAAGACGGCCGGCAGGTTGATGGCGCGGGAGCCGGCGCCATCCGTGGCGATTTCGAGGAAGGCGATGAGCACGCCCGCGATGGAGCCACCGGCGATGTAGCCGGAGGAGAGCAGGGTGCCCGGCGAGAAGTCGGACTCACCGCCGCGCACGCGGTCCACGAAGTAGCGCACCATGCCGCCCACGAAGAGCGGCGCGCTGCTGCTGATGGGCAGGTACACGCCCACCGCGAAGGGCAGCGAGGACACGCCGCACAGCTCCAGCATCAGCGCGATGAACACGCCCAGCAGCACCAAATCCCAGGGCAGCCGCTGCGTGAGGATGCCGTCGATGATGAGCGCGAACAGCTGCGCCTTGGGCGCGGCGTAGCGGGTGAGGGCCTGGCCCTCGTAGGTGGTGATGCGGCCGCCGATGCCCGGGTCCACCACGTACTGGATGGTGCCGGCGCCATCGACCAGGTACTTGCCCGCGGGCACCGGCGTGTCCGCGCCGCGCACGTAGCCTTCCTTGAAGGTGCGCTGGGGGCCCTCGGTGACGGCGCCCAGGTCGGACACCTTCACCTGCGAGCCGCCCGTGGGGCTCAGCATCACGCCGCCCACGTCCTGCGCGGGCACCTGCCGCCAGCTGCGCAGCTCCAACGCGCCGTTCGTGTTCGCCAGCTCGTAGCCCTGCGCCCAGGCCGCCTTGCGCAGCGCCGCCTCGTCCAGGTTGCGCGAGGCCAGGGAGTCCGCGGACACGCTCCAGGGGAACACGTACTGGGTCCGCGTCTCCTCGGTCAGCTCGGTGACCTGCACGTTCGGGTGCGGCTCCGGGATGGTGACGGTGGCGCCCTTGTTGAGCGTCACCAACACCACGCCGATGAACATGGCGCTCGTCAGCACGCCCACGAAGAGCGCCGTCTGCTGCCGGCGGGGCGTACCGCCCACCAGGAAGGCCGTCTTCAGGTCCTGCGCGGTGGTGCCGCCGTTGGACGCGGCGATGCCGACGATGGCCGCGGTGGTCAGCGCCATGAAGCGGTCATTGGAGTCCGTCCAGCCCAGCACCAGGTACACCAGGCACGTGACGAGCAGCGTGGCCACCACCATGCCGGAGATGGGATTGGAGGAGCTGCCGATTTCACCCGTGATTCGCGCGCTCACCGTCACGAAGAAGAAGCCGAAGACGATGATGAGCAGGGCGGAGATGAAGTTGACGTGCAGCGGGGGCGCCAGCCAGATGGTCAGCACCAGCATCAGGCTGCCCACCAGCACCACGGTGATGGGGAGGTCCTGCTCGGTGCGCAAGAGCTGCGGGGCGCCGCCGTGGGCGCGCGAGGCCTTGAGGGACTCCACGCCGCGCTTGAACGCGCCGATGATGGTGGGCAGCGAGCGGATGAGGCTGATGAGGCCGCCCGTCGCCACCGCGCCCGCGCCGATGTAGAGCACGTACGCGTTGCGAATCTGGTCCGGCGACATGTCCCGGATGAGCTGCCCGTTGTGCACCAGCAGGGGCTGGTCCAACCCGCCGCCGAAGAAGGAGATGGCGGGGATGAGGATGAGGTAGCTCAGCACGCCGCCGGCGAAGGTGATGGCCGCCACCCGGGGGCCGATGATGTAGCCCACGCCGAGCAGCTCCGGGCTCACCTCCGTGGAGAGCGTGGCGCTCTTGAGGCCCTTGAGCGGGGTGCTCAGCACCTCCCGGAAGAGCTTCATGCCGGAGTAGGCGAACTTGTAGATGCCGCCCACCAGGAAGCCGATGATGACCGTGCGGGCGTTGGTGCCGCCCTGCTCACCGACGATGAGCACGTCCGCGCTGGCCGTGCCTTCCGGGTAGGGCAGCTTGCCGTGCTCCTGGACGATGAGGCCCTGGCGCAGCGGAATCATCATCAGCACGCCGAGCACGCCGCCCAGCGCCGCCGTGAGGAACGCGTGCGTGAGGCTGATGTCGTAGCCCAGGAGGAGCAGCGCTGGGAGCGCCGCCGCCACGCCGAAGGCCAGCGACTCACCCGCCGAGCCCGTCGTCTGGACGATGGTGTTCTCCAGGATGTTCGACTTGCCCAGCGCCCGGAAGATGGCGATGGAGAGCACCGCCACCGGAATCGACGCGGACACCGTGAGGCCCACCTTGATGGCCAGGTACACGGAGGAGGCGGCGAACACGATGCCCAGCACCGAGCCGAGCACCAACGCGCGGATCGTCATCTCCGTGGGCGACTGGTCGGGTGGGATGTACGGGGAGTGTTGGTGGGGCGCGTGCGATTGCGCGAGCGGAACACGCTCGTCGACGACCGGCGGGGTACCGTGGGCCAAGCGAAAGGCTCCTTACGAGGGAATCGGGCCCCTTCTAGCAGGGCCCCGCCCGGCGCGCGAAGCAATGCCCCTCAAATGGCAAGCGCCCCCACCCCGGGAGGGATGGAGGCGCTCGGGGCCCCCCCTCGGTGGGGAGGCCGACCTGCCGCGTCAGGCAGGGGCTACTGCTGCATGGAGGCGGCGTCCGGGTCCACCTCGGCCATCAGCGCGGCCAGCTCCGCCTTGAGCTTGTCCTTGGCGCGAATCTCGAGCTGACGGGCGCGCTCCCGCGAGAAGCCGAAGTGCTCGCCCAGCTCCTTGAGCGTCATGGGGCGCTCGTTCATGACCCGCTGCTCGATGATGAAGCGCTCGCGCGGGTCCAGGCGCATCAGCGCGGTGCGGACGCGGGCGTTGATGAGGCCCGCCTCCTCCTTGTCGGCGAACTCGTCGTCCTGGGGGGCCGCGGCGCTGACCACGAAGTCCACGTGGCTGTTGCCGCCGTCCTCGCCCATGGGTGCGTCGAGGGAGAGGTCGCGGCCGCCCATGCGCTGCTCCATCTCGCGCACCTCGCCGGGCTTCACGTGCAGCCGGCGGGCAATCTCCTCCACGTTGACCACGGCCTCGCCGTTGCCGAACTTCTCCAGCTCGCGGCGCGTGCGCGCCAGGCTGAAGAACAGCTTCCGCTGCGCCTGCGTGGTGCCGAGCTTCACCAGCGACCAGCTCTTGAGGATGTAGTTCTGGATGTACGCGCGAATCCACCACACCGCGTAGGAGATGAGGCGGATGCCCTTGTCCGGGTCGAACTTCTGCACGGCCTTCATCAGGCCGATGTTCCCCTCCTGGATGAGGTCCGACATCTTGATGCCGTAGGAGCGGTACTCGTAGGCAACCTTCACCACGAAGCGCAGGTTGCTCGTGACGAGCCGGTGGCCGGCGGCCAGATCACCCTGGATGAAGCTGCGCGCGAGCGCTTGCTCCTCCTCCACGGTGAGCAGGTTGTAGTGGTTG
The genomic region above belongs to Myxococcus guangdongensis and contains:
- a CDS encoding OPT family oligopeptide transporter encodes the protein MAHGTPPVVDERVPLAQSHAPHQHSPYIPPDQSPTEMTIRALVLGSVLGIVFAASSVYLAIKVGLTVSASIPVAVLSIAIFRALGKSNILENTIVQTTGSAGESLAFGVAAALPALLLLGYDISLTHAFLTAALGGVLGVLMMIPLRQGLIVQEHGKLPYPEGTASADVLIVGEQGGTNARTVIIGFLVGGIYKFAYSGMKLFREVLSTPLKGLKSATLSTEVSPELLGVGYIIGPRVAAITFAGGVLSYLILIPAISFFGGGLDQPLLVHNGQLIRDMSPDQIRNAYVLYIGAGAVATGGLISLIRSLPTIIGAFKRGVESLKASRAHGGAPQLLRTEQDLPITVVLVGSLMLVLTIWLAPPLHVNFISALLIIVFGFFFVTVSARITGEIGSSSNPISGMVVATLLVTCLVYLVLGWTDSNDRFMALTTAAIVGIAASNGGTTAQDLKTAFLVGGTPRRQQTALFVGVLTSAMFIGVVLVTLNKGATVTIPEPHPNVQVTELTEETRTQYVFPWSVSADSLASRNLDEAALRKAAWAQGYELANTNGALELRSWRQVPAQDVGGVMLSPTGGSQVKVSDLGAVTEGPQRTFKEGYVRGADTPVPAGKYLVDGAGTIQYVVDPGIGGRITTYEGQALTRYAAPKAQLFALIIDGILTQRLPWDLVLLGVFIALMLELCGVSSLPFAVGVYLPISSSAPLFVGGMVRYFVDRVRGGESDFSPGTLLSSGYIAGGSIAGVLIAFLEIATDGAGSRAINLPAVFGHEGAFGGFLNAVGESELAHPLWSNLWGLLFFGGLTLFLLRSALRGPSAAVSPPPGK
- a CDS encoding RNA polymerase factor sigma-32, yielding MQASTEQSSNSGSLAMYLSEINHYNLLTVEEEQALARSFIQGDLAAGHRLVTSNLRFVVKVAYEYRSYGIKMSDLIQEGNIGLMKAVQKFDPDKGIRLISYAVWWIRAYIQNYILKSWSLVKLGTTQAQRKLFFSLARTRRELEKFGNGEAVVNVEEIARRLHVKPGEVREMEQRMGGRDLSLDAPMGEDGGNSHVDFVVSAAAPQDDEFADKEEAGLINARVRTALMRLDPRERFIIEQRVMNERPMTLKELGEHFGFSRERARQLEIRAKDKLKAELAALMAEVDPDAASMQQ